A window from Kovacikia minuta CCNUW1 encodes these proteins:
- a CDS encoding RsmB/NOP family class I SAM-dependent RNA methyltransferase: protein MEKPSKLLLKLSQRLFEDAAERELFIDRLLHPKPFPSSILWCSEKPAISPFEVESPLSWQPPFVDRLAIGQKPGQDPLHHAGAFYCLDFSSVFAVSPLLTVPPPVNLVMDVCASPGGKSIFAWVALHPQRLLSNEVIGKRTAQLIANLKRCQVNRAIVLRLDAKVLAAEIPQTAQVVLVDAPCTGQSLMAKGGKAPGCFHPVTINGNANRQKRILANSAQLVAPQGYLAYMTCTYSPEENEQVADWFLERFPQFQAIAVPPLMPHQSHLTKLPCYRMFPQQNLGAGAFTILFQNTEGGAAKELPEGFLEQGRGEGRRDKVYLISR from the coding sequence ATGGAAAAACCTTCTAAGTTACTACTCAAGCTGAGTCAGCGGTTATTTGAGGATGCAGCGGAGCGGGAATTGTTTATCGATCGCCTGCTGCATCCCAAGCCGTTCCCCTCCAGTATTCTCTGGTGTAGTGAAAAGCCTGCCATTTCGCCGTTTGAGGTCGAGTCTCCGTTGTCCTGGCAACCCCCGTTTGTGGACCGATTGGCGATCGGTCAGAAACCGGGTCAGGACCCCTTACACCATGCAGGCGCATTTTACTGTCTGGATTTCTCTTCTGTGTTTGCCGTGTCTCCCCTGCTGACGGTGCCCCCACCCGTCAACCTGGTCATGGATGTGTGTGCCTCCCCTGGCGGTAAAAGTATCTTTGCCTGGGTTGCCCTGCATCCTCAACGGCTCCTGAGTAATGAGGTGATTGGCAAACGAACCGCTCAGTTAATTGCCAACTTGAAGCGGTGTCAGGTGAACCGGGCGATCGTCCTCCGGTTAGATGCCAAAGTCCTGGCAGCAGAAATTCCCCAAACGGCTCAGGTGGTTCTGGTGGATGCTCCCTGTACAGGACAATCCCTGATGGCTAAAGGCGGCAAAGCACCTGGCTGTTTCCATCCCGTGACCATCAATGGCAATGCCAATCGGCAGAAACGCATCCTGGCAAATTCTGCCCAATTGGTCGCACCCCAGGGCTATCTGGCCTACATGACCTGCACCTACTCACCCGAAGAAAATGAACAGGTGGCAGACTGGTTCCTGGAGCGCTTCCCCCAGTTCCAGGCGATCGCCGTTCCGCCTCTCATGCCCCATCAATCCCACCTGACTAAACTTCCCTGCTACCGCATGTTTCCCCAGCAAAACCTGGGGGCAGGGGCATTTACCATCCTGTTTCAAAATACGGAAGGAGGAGCCGCGAAGGAATTACCTGAAGGGTTTTTGGAGCAGGGGAGGGGAGAAGGGA
- a CDS encoding Uma2 family endonuclease produces the protein MTLTSVKWTLDDYHRMIAAGILDDRRVELLKGEIVEMAMEGEPHAYGSSEAGEYLADLIGDRAKVRQSHPITLPNDSEPEPDIAVVQRLGREYRSHHPYPENIFWLIEYAESSLAKDLEVKSKIYAEVGIPEYWVVNLKELQLVVFREPQNGEYTSKTIYTSGTIQPIAFPDLIIAIDAILNA, from the coding sequence ATGACACTTACGTCTGTCAAATGGACCTTGGATGACTACCACCGGATGATTGCGGCGGGTATTCTAGACGATCGCCGCGTTGAATTGCTGAAAGGAGAAATTGTCGAAATGGCAATGGAAGGGGAACCTCATGCCTACGGAAGCAGTGAGGCAGGGGAATATCTGGCAGATTTAATCGGCGATCGTGCGAAAGTCCGTCAAAGCCACCCGATTACCCTACCCAATGACTCTGAGCCAGAACCTGACATTGCCGTAGTTCAGCGATTAGGACGCGAATACCGCTCCCATCACCCCTATCCCGAAAATATCTTCTGGCTGATTGAGTATGCTGAATCGAGTCTGGCAAAGGATTTAGAAGTTAAAAGTAAAATTTATGCGGAGGTCGGAATTCCTGAATATTGGGTGGTTAATTTGAAAGAACTTCAGCTTGTGGTCTTTCGAGAACCCCAGAATGGCGAGTACACTTCAAAAACCATCTATACCAGTGGCACCATTCAACCGATCGCATTTCCAGACTTGATTATTGCCATTGATGCAATTCTCAATGCCTAG
- a CDS encoding glycosyltransferase: MSRIVFTTIGSLGDLHPKIAIALELQKRGHHVIVATLHIPRH; the protein is encoded by the coding sequence ATGAGCCGTATCGTTTTCACCACGATTGGTTCTCTGGGTGATCTCCATCCCAAAATTGCGATCGCGCTTGAGTTGCAGAAGCGTGGGCACCATGTGATAGTTGCAACTTTACACATCCCTAGGCATTGA
- a CDS encoding Uma2 family endonuclease: protein MVVSPPAHIPRDLKVTDEQFLQFVKANPDLRMELTANRELIVMAPAGSESGNFNAELTTDLSVWNRQTRLGVAFDSSTGFRLPNGAIRAPDSAWIIRARWEALTPQQRKGFAPICPDFVLELASESDKIEDLRAKMQEYIDNGCRLGWLIDPRSQQVEIYRPGQPTEVLQSPAALSGETVLPGFILNLQTIFRTF, encoded by the coding sequence ATGGTTGTCTCTCCTCCCGCCCACATTCCCCGTGACCTGAAAGTAACGGACGAACAATTTCTCCAGTTTGTCAAAGCCAACCCTGACTTGCGAATGGAGCTAACTGCAAATAGAGAATTAATTGTCATGGCACCCGCGGGTAGCGAAAGTGGAAACTTTAATGCTGAACTCACAACCGATTTGTCTGTCTGGAATCGACAGACACGGTTAGGCGTTGCCTTCGATTCATCGACGGGGTTCCGATTACCCAATGGTGCCATTCGTGCCCCCGATAGTGCCTGGATTATCAGAGCAAGATGGGAAGCACTCACACCTCAGCAGCGTAAGGGGTTTGCACCGATCTGTCCTGATTTTGTGTTGGAACTTGCCTCCGAGTCCGACAAGATTGAAGACCTGCGTGCCAAGATGCAGGAATACATCGATAATGGTTGCCGTCTGGGATGGCTAATTGACCCGCGATCGCAGCAGGTTGAAATTTATCGCCCCGGTCAGCCGACTGAGGTTTTGCAATCTCCCGCTGCTTTGTCAGGCGAGACCGTTTTACCCGGTTTTATCCTCAACCTCCAAACCATTTTCAGAACTTTTTAG
- a CDS encoding tetratricopeptide repeat protein: MKAKHFSCLLSLPIALIGMAAIAQQVQEEICKQPKATAISVQPYSTVNPLVNSLMKQGDAAVKAKNYTQAEAIWRQLIQEEPKNAKAYYNLGEALRFQQKFEPAISAYRNSIEINPDEESACIGWAEAAVKSINSNQDLETLNFFGEKGLDALLECNRLRVKLKPDRFDFQTDLGRLLYQANRNDEAISTLYQAVDLMPCDKEPYERFGTVKALELALNKQSRLSDMLPVYKGLIRRYPDDAADYYHSMGDTLVRLNRLRDAVMAFRKSIELAPKSEFHRNRLKEAEQMLKSR; the protein is encoded by the coding sequence ATGAAGGCGAAACATTTTTCATGTTTGCTGAGTTTGCCGATCGCTCTCATTGGAATGGCTGCGATCGCCCAACAGGTGCAGGAAGAAATTTGCAAACAGCCGAAAGCTACGGCTATCTCAGTCCAACCGTATTCAACAGTTAATCCATTGGTGAATTCACTGATGAAGCAGGGGGATGCGGCGGTAAAAGCAAAAAATTACACTCAGGCAGAGGCAATTTGGCGACAGCTGATTCAGGAAGAGCCAAAGAATGCGAAGGCATACTACAATCTGGGCGAAGCATTACGATTTCAGCAAAAATTCGAGCCAGCCATCTCTGCTTACCGCAACTCGATCGAAATTAATCCAGATGAAGAGTCCGCTTGTATCGGCTGGGCAGAAGCTGCGGTCAAATCGATTAACTCAAATCAAGATTTAGAGACTCTAAACTTTTTTGGCGAGAAAGGACTAGACGCGCTTCTAGAATGTAATCGTTTACGGGTCAAACTAAAGCCAGATAGATTTGATTTCCAGACGGATTTGGGCAGACTTTTGTATCAGGCAAATCGAAACGATGAAGCTATCTCAACGCTCTATCAAGCAGTTGACCTGATGCCCTGTGACAAGGAACCTTATGAGCGTTTTGGCACGGTTAAAGCGCTAGAACTTGCACTCAATAAACAATCTCGTTTGAGTGACATGTTGCCTGTTTACAAAGGACTGATTCGGCGCTATCCCGATGATGCAGCAGACTATTATCATTCGATGGGTGATACGCTTGTTCGGCTAAATCGGCTTAGAGATGCAGTCATGGCTTTTCGTAAAAGCATCGAACTTGCTCCCAAAAGTGAATTTCATCGAAACCGATTGAAAGAAGCCGAGCAGATGTTGAAATCTCGCTAA